A portion of the Platichthys flesus chromosome 7, fPlaFle2.1, whole genome shotgun sequence genome contains these proteins:
- the brpf1 gene encoding peregrin, translating into MGLDFDVKTFCHNLRATKPPYECPVESCRKVYKSYSGIEYHLYHYDHDNPTPAQTVPQKKRKGRPPRASLPGSGDTDDGGGNGGGGPGHGGNTPGSPNRSDCSHSPGRETMTYAQAQRMVELDIQGRIHRISIFENIDVVSEDDSDAEDAPTSGAGGGGGGGVCNGSDGGNGGSEVGGGGKDRTDIPSSNGGKATPKSGKHKSKEKKKDGSSHHHSAQSGPAIKLPEAVFRELDQERPEAPARPSSYYRYIDKSVEELDEEVEYDIDEEDYIWLDIMNDKRRRDGVTPIPQEVFEYLMDRLEKESYFESHNKADPSTLIDEDAVCCICNDGECQNSNVILFCDMCNLAVHQECYGVPYIPEGQWLCRRCLQSPSRAVDCALCPNKGGAFKQTDDARWAHVVCALWIPEVCFANTVFLEPIDSIEHIPPARWKLTCYICKQRGSGACIQCHKANCYTAFHVTCAQQAGLYMKMEPVRETGANGTSFSVRKTAYCDIHTPPGSARPLAGVGGASIGSSHSEGELEEDDEPSIGHDDDSKGWSSERAKRVKAKSRLKMKRARKILAERRAAAPVVSVPCIPPHRLSKITSNLTVPRKSQFMQRLHSYWTLKRQSRNGVPLLRRLQTHLQSQRPIEPLPTPPSSQLPPRDSEEKQSVLKEQLKAWQRLRHDLERARLLVELIRKREKLKRETIKVQQMALEMQLTPFLVLLRSTLEQLQERDTNNFFTEPVPLEEVPDYLEHIDTPMDFQTMWNLLESHRYLTFEAFEGDFGLIVNNCLKYNAKDTIFYRAALRLREMGGSVIRTARRHAERIGFDYETGMHLHREPSPDSQCDQDRDRERERERERERERERERDRDRERDRERDRERARERERERERDQPLSSNEDDLLLPENRRRLPLEEQLHYLQSRLDEVSLGKHSIGQSRRAKALRKEISVIKRKLAHQREGGSGLGGRESGGGGDRGPSLTHHPCSSGHHDEGGESSSQEIGGKDMSVSSSALAPEVGRRTSVLFSKKNQKMAGPPKRPGRPPKNRDAGYAGAGVSQSPIGPPQLPLLSPTRQRKRPRSPRSSSSCDSDSDNDDLLPGLPSNGFDGRNQPVTESFRVYRSESRLPRSSSDSESTTSSSSSAASDRTSTTPSKQGRGKASFSRSAFQEDSSEETSGTENDSYSVGGSRSVSHLVRSRSRSGCWMTSDDYSSLEALDLVWAKCRGYPSYPALIIDPKMPREGVFHRGVPIPVPPLDVLKLGEQMTQEAREHLFLVLFFDNKRTWQWLPRSKLVPLGVDQELDKEKMLEGRKSNIRKSVQVAYHRAMQHRSKVQGDPSSETSDSD; encoded by the exons ATGGGGCTGGACTTTGATGTAAAGACGTTCTGTCACAATCTGCGAGCCACCAAGCCCCCGTACGAGTGCCCGGTGGAGAGCTGCCGAAAGGTGTACAAGAGCTACAGTGGCATCGAGTACCACTTGTACCACTATGACCACGACAACCCAACCCCTGCACAGACTgtaccacagaagaagagaaagggaCGGCCTCCTCGCGCCTCTCTGCCCGGCTCAGGGGACACAGACGACGGGGGAGGTAACGGAGGCGGGGGGCCGGGGCACGGGGGGAACACGCCCGGTAGTCCCAACCGGTCGGACTGCTCTCACTCCCCGGGCAGAGAGACGATGACCTACGCCCAGGCACAGCGCATGGTGGAGCTGGACATCCAAGGACGCATTCACCGCATCAGCATCTTTGAGAACATTGATGTGGTGTCAGAGGACGACAGCGACGCAGAGGACGCTCCGACGTCCGGGgccggcggcggcggcggcgggggggTGTGTAACGGCAGTGACGGTGGGAACGGGGGCAGCGAGGTGGGAGGGGGTGGCAAGGACCGGACAGATATCCCTTCGTCTAACGGGGGCAAAGCCACCCCCAAGTCCGGGAAGCATAAGagtaaagagaagaagaaggacggcTCATCCCATCACCACAGCGCCCAGTCGGGACCTGCCATCAAGCTGCCAGAGGCCGTGTTCAGAGAGCTGGACCAAGAGAGACCTGAAGCTCCTGCTCGGCCGTCTTCTTACTACAG GTACATCGACAAgtctgtggaggagctggacgaggaggtggagtacGACATCGACGAGGAGGACTACATCTGGCTGGACATCATGAACGACAAGCGGCGGCGGGACGGCGTGACGCCCATCCCGCAGGAGGTCTTTGAGTACCTCATGGACCGCCTGGAGAAGGAGTCGTACTTTGAGAGCCACAACAAG gccgACCCCAGCACCCTGATCGACGAAGACGCTGTCTGCTGCATCTGCAACGACGGCGAGTGTCAGAACAGCAACGTGATCCTGTTCTGTGACATGTGCAACCTCGCCGTCCACCAGGAGTGCTACGGTGTGCCGTACATCCCCGAGGGCCAGTGGCTGTGTCGCCGCTGCCTGCAGTCCCCGAGTCGAGCGGTGGACTGCGCCCTCTGCCCCAACAAGGGAGGAGCCTTCAAACAGACGGACGACGCACGCTGGGCTCACGTAGTTTGCGCCCTCTGGATCCCGGAG GTCTGCTTCGCGAACACAGTCTTTCTGGAACCGATTGACAGCATCGAACACATCCCTCCTGCCCGCTGGAAACTCACCTGCTACATCTGCAAGCAGCGGGGCTCGGGCGCCTGCATCCAGTGTCACAAAGCCAACTGCTACACAGCCTTCCACGTCACCTGTGCCCAGCAGGCAGGCCTCTACATGAAGATGGAACCCGTCAGAGAGACCGGGGCCAACGGCACCTCCTTCAGCGTCCGCAAAACGGCTTACTGTGACATCCACACGCCGCCGGGGTCGGCCAGGCCTCTGGCgggagtgggcggggccagcATTGGGTCGTCGCACAGcgagggggagctggaggaggacgacgagCCCAGCATCGGCCACGACGACGACTCCAAGGGCTGGAGCTCCGAGCGAGCCAAGAGAGTGAAGGCGAAGTCCaggctgaagatgaagagggcGAGGAAGATCTTAGCTGAGAGGAGAGCCGCTGCTCCAGTGGTGTCTGTGCCCTGTATACCCCCCCACAg GCTCAGCAAAATCACCAGCAATCTGACGGTACCCAGGAAGAGCCAGTTCATGCAGCGACTCCACAGCTACTGGACCCTGAAGAGGCAAAGCCGCAACGGTGTGCCTCTGCTGCGCCGGCTCCAGACCCACCTGCAGTCCCAGCGACCTATCGAACCCCTCCCGACACCGCCGTCATCACAGCTTCCTCCA CGGGACAGCGAGGAGAAACAAAGTGTGTTGAAGGAGCAGCTGAAGGCGTGGCAGAGGCTGAGGCACGACCTGGAGAGAGCCCGGCTGCTGGTGGAGCTCATCCGCAAGAGGGAGAAACTCAAGAGGGAGACG ATCAAAGTGCAGCAGATGGCGCTGGAGATGCAGCTGACTCCTTTCCTGGTGCTGTTGAGGAGCACGTTGGAACAGCTACAAGAAAGagacactaacaactttttcaCTGAGCCTGTTCCACTGGAAGAg GTGCCAGACTACCTGGAACACATCGACACTCCAATGGACTTCCAGACCATGTGGAACCTGCTGGAGTCCCACCGCTACCTCACGTTCGAGGCCTTCGAGGGAGACTTCGGCCTCATCGTCAACAACTGCCTGAAGTACAACGCCAAGGACACGATCTTTTACCGCGCCGCCCTGCGACTCAGAGAGATGGGCGGCTCCGTCATCAGAACGGCCCGGCGCCACGCTGAGCGGATAGGCTTCGACTACGAGACCGGCATGCACCTCCACCGGGAGCCAAGTCCCGACAGCCAGTGTGACCAAGAccgggacagagagagggagcgggaaagggagagggagagagaacggGAGCGGGAGAGGGACCGAGACCGAGAGAGGGACCGAGAGAGGGACCGAGAGCGGGCTCGAGAACGAGAACGAGAAAGAGAACGAGACCAGCCGCTGTCTTCCAATGAGGATG ACCTGCTCCTGCCAGAGAACAGGCGGCGGCTGccactggaggagcagctgcatTACCTGCAGTCGCGTCTGGACGAGGTCAGCCTGGGGAAGCACAGCATCGGCCAGTCTCGTCGAGCCAAAGCTCTGAGGAAAGAGATCAGCGTCATCAAGAGGAAGCTCGCACACCAGCGGGAGGGGGGCTCCGGCCTGGGGGGGCGGGAGtcggggggaggaggagaccgggGTCCCTCTCTCACCCATCACCCGTGCTCTTCGGGGCACCATGACGAGGGGGGAGAAAGCAGCAGCCAGGAGATTGGTGGAAAAG ATATGAGTGTGTCCTCGTCGGCCCTGGCCCCAGAGGTGGGTCGTCGGACATCTGTCCTCTTCTCCAAGAAGAACCAAAAAATGGCTGGACCCCCTAAAAGGCCGGGACGCCCTCCCAAGAACCGTGACGCTGGCTACGCCGGGGCAGGCGTGAGCCAGAGTCCAATCGGCCCCCCACAGCTCCCCCTGCTGTCCCCCACCCGGCAGAGGAAGAGACCTCGAAGCCCCCGAAGCAGCTCCAgctgtgacagtgacagtgacaatGACGACCTGCTGCCAG GTTTGCCAAGTAATGGTTTTGATGGAAGAAACCAGCCGGTCACAGAGAGCTTCCGCGTGTACAGGAGTGAGTCTCGTCTCCCTCGTTCCAGCTCCGACTCCGAGTCCacgaccagcagcagcagtagtgcAGCTTCCGACAGAACCAG TACGACTCCCTCCAAACAGGGCAGGGGGAAGGCGTCATTCTCTCGCTCGGCCTTCCAGGAGGACAGCAGCGAGGAGACGTCTGGGACCGAGAACGACTCCTATTCGGTTGGAGGATCGAGGAGCGTTTCACATT TGGTGCGTAGCCGGTCCAGATCAGGATGTTGGATGACCTCAGACGACTACAGCTCCCTGGAAGCTTTGGACCTGGTGTGGGCCAAGTGCAGAGGTTACCCATCATATCCTGCTCTG ATAATTGACCCGAAGATGCCCAGGGAGGGGGTGTTTCACAGAGGTGTCCCAATCCCTGTCCCCCCTTTGGATGTGCTGAAGCTCGGGGAGCAAATGACCCAGGAGGCCAGGGAGCACCTCTTCCTGGTTCTCTTCTTCGACAACAAGAGAACCTG GCAGTGGCTCCCTCGCTCCAAGCTGGTGCCGCTCGGCGTGGACCAGGAGCTGGACAAGGAGAAGATGCTGGAGGGCAGGAAGTCCAACATCCGCAAGTCGGTGCAGGTGGCGTACCACCGCGCCATGCAGCACCGCAGCAAGGTGCAGGGAGACCCCAGCAGTGAAACCAGTGACAGTGACTGA